The Thalassophryne amazonica chromosome 6, fThaAma1.1, whole genome shotgun sequence genome includes a region encoding these proteins:
- the crebzf gene encoding CREB/ATF bZIP transcription factor, which produces MITRRKSRRIDAEGPFLEVEVVDAVENEDLPSPSESFPSDVTAGMELDDLFGIEDLNWTLEADAPSSNFDVCMAELGMYSAEDQDSAIEASVVSSPERVSSDVKMKNQQNQSISVSNKNAIAARLNRLKKKEYVNSLEMKVGVLSMENDTLKQENSQLLKRVEELEDETRYLRAVLANESMLAQLLSRLSGVNGMKLSSSLFQGPKSHDHDYALPRKRVKVEEKETSAGVCLHVDKNHVSVEFCTKCADSASASLKIFF; this is translated from the exons ATGATCACCAGAAGAAAATCCCGCCGTATTGATGCCGAAGGACCGTTTCTGGAGGTTGAAGTTGTAGATGCTGTGGAAAATGAAGATTTGCCAAGCCCATCGGAGAGTTTTCCATCTGATGTCACTGCTGGAATGGAGCTTGATGACTTGTTTGGAATTGAAGACTTAAACTGGACACTTGAAGCAGACGCGCCTTCTTCAAATTTTGATGTTTGTATGGCTGAACTTGGCATGTACAGTGCCGAGGATCAAGATTCCGCAATTGAAGCGTCAGTGGTGTCGTCTCCAGAGAGAGTGTCTTCTGACGTGAAGATGAAGAACCAACAGAACCAGTCCATCAGCGTTAGCAACAAAAATGCCATTGCTGCCAGACTGAATCGTCTCAAGAAAAAAGAGTATGTCAACAGCCTAGAGATGAAAGTTGGTGTTCTGTCAATGGAAAATGATACACTCAAGCAGGAAAATTCTCAGTTGCTAAAACGAGTAGAAGAACTGGAAGATGAGACCAGGTATCTGAGGGCTGTGCTGGCCAATGAGAGCATGTTAGCCCAGCTCTTATCCAGGCTAAGTGGTGTGAATGGGATGAAATTATCTTCCTCGCTTTTCCAGGGGCCCAAATCACATGACCACGACTATGCCTTACCCAGGAAACGCGTGAAAGTGGAGGAGAAAGAGACATCTGCTGGCGTGTGTCTGCATGTGGACAAGAACCATGTCTCAGTGGAGTTCTGCACCAAGTGTGCGGACAGTGCAAGCGCATCACTCAAAAT TTTCTTCTAG